The Chrysemys picta bellii isolate R12L10 chromosome 5, ASM1138683v2, whole genome shotgun sequence genome includes a window with the following:
- the LEPROTL1 gene encoding leptin receptor overlapping transcript-like 1, translated as MAGIKALISLSFGGAIGLMFLMLGCALPQYNSQYWPLFVLFFYILSPIPYCIARRLVDETDATSNACKELAIFLTTGIVVSAFGLPIVFARAQLILWGACALVLTGNTVIFATILGFFLVFGSNDDFSWQQW; from the exons ATGGCCGGGATCAAAG CTTTGATTAGTCTGTCCTTTGGGGGAGCAATTGGACTAATGTTCCTAATGCTTGGATGTGCCCTTCCACAGTACAATAG ccAATACTGGCCactgtttgttctgtttttttacaTCCTTTCTCCTATTCCATACTGCATAGCAAGAAGATTAGTAGATGAAACAGATGCTACAAGTAATGCTTGCAAGGAACTAGCAATATTTCTTACAACAGGCATTGTTGTCTCAGCATTTGGACTACCTATAGTATTTGCCAGAGCACAACTG ATTTTGTGGGGAGCATGTGCACTCGTCCTCACAGGGAATACTGTCATCTTTGCTACTATCCTAGGATTTTTCTTGGTCTTCGGCAGCAATGACGACTTCAGCTGGCAGCAGTGGTGA
- the SARAF gene encoding store-operated calcium entry-associated regulatory factor isoform X2 produces MGPGIVMAAGGRVLLVSLLLFLGGPGLARGWDQPGRVLLREVQALTFYRDQYTTSRRTSPIPQLQCTGGTAGCAYVPAIVQCHNKGWDGFDIQWECKADLDNSYRFGRIEVSCEGYDYPDDPYILRGSCGLQYGLELTEEGQRKANNFGGSFGSSYYQSSKVNSQDSSNSVAGVIIVIVLLLLAYGCYKLFLSNRLPQQDFSNGDGYSRTSWQNSQAPPPPGFKSSFTGAGGFGGSSGSEANLGGGFWTGLGTGGLLGYLAGSQRARPHSSYFPYANPYAGPTAPPPPGGNSSGSTGPHTSGTRTASGFGGTKRR; encoded by the exons ATGGGCCCTGGCATCGTCATGGCGGCCGGCGGGCGGGTCCTGCTCGTgtccctgctgctgttcctgggcGGGCCGGGGCTTGCGCGGGGCTGGGACCAGCCGG GGAGAGTTTTGTTGCGGGAGGTCCAAGCTCTCACTTTCTACAGAGATCAATATACTACTTCTCGGCGGACATCTCCAATTCCCCAGTTACAATGTACTGGAGGTACGGCTGGATGTGCATACGTCCCCGCGATTGTTCAGTGTCATAACAAAGGCTGGGATGGCTTTGACATACAG tgggagtgtaAGGCAGACTTGGACAACTCCTATCGCTTTGGAAGAATCGAAGTGAGCTGTGAAGGCTATGATTATCCAGACGACCCTTACATCTTAAGGGGATCTTGTGGTTTGCAGTACGGGTTAGAGTTAACCGAGGAAGGCCAAAGAAAAGCAAACAACTTTGGTGGAAGCTTTGGCTCCAGCTATTACCAGTCAAGTAAAGTGAATTCTCAGGATTCCTCTAACTCTGTTGCTGGAGTGATCATCGTAATAGTACTTCTGCTCCTTGCTTATGGATGTTACAAGCTATTCCTCAGTAATCGGCTGCCTCAACAGGATTTCTCTAATGGTGATGGATACTCTAGGACGTCTTGGCAGAATAGTCAGGCACCACCTCCTCCTGGTTTTAAATCCAGCTTCACAG GAGCTGGTGGTTTTGGTGGCAGTTCCGGTTCTGAGGCCAATTTAGGAGGAGGATTTTGGACTGGACTCGGAACAGGAGGCCTACTAGGATACTTGGCTGGTAGTCAAAG GGCACGACCACATTCCTCATATTTTCCATATGCCAATCCATATGCCGGTCCtaccgctcctcctcctccaggtggAAATTCAAGTGGCTCTACAGGGCCTCATACCTCGGGGACAAGAACTGCTTCTG GCTTTGGAGGCACAAAAAGGAGATGA
- the SARAF gene encoding store-operated calcium entry-associated regulatory factor isoform X1 yields MSLPGRVLLREVQALTFYRDQYTTSRRTSPIPQLQCTGGTAGCAYVPAIVQCHNKGWDGFDIQWECKADLDNSYRFGRIEVSCEGYDYPDDPYILRGSCGLQYGLELTEEGQRKANNFGGSFGSSYYQSSKVNSQDSSNSVAGVIIVIVLLLLAYGCYKLFLSNRLPQQDFSNGDGYSRTSWQNSQAPPPPGFKSSFTGAGGFGGSSGSEANLGGGFWTGLGTGGLLGYLAGSQRARPHSSYFPYANPYAGPTAPPPPGGNSSGSTGPHTSGTRTASGFGGTKRR; encoded by the exons ATGTCCCTGCCAG GGAGAGTTTTGTTGCGGGAGGTCCAAGCTCTCACTTTCTACAGAGATCAATATACTACTTCTCGGCGGACATCTCCAATTCCCCAGTTACAATGTACTGGAGGTACGGCTGGATGTGCATACGTCCCCGCGATTGTTCAGTGTCATAACAAAGGCTGGGATGGCTTTGACATACAG tgggagtgtaAGGCAGACTTGGACAACTCCTATCGCTTTGGAAGAATCGAAGTGAGCTGTGAAGGCTATGATTATCCAGACGACCCTTACATCTTAAGGGGATCTTGTGGTTTGCAGTACGGGTTAGAGTTAACCGAGGAAGGCCAAAGAAAAGCAAACAACTTTGGTGGAAGCTTTGGCTCCAGCTATTACCAGTCAAGTAAAGTGAATTCTCAGGATTCCTCTAACTCTGTTGCTGGAGTGATCATCGTAATAGTACTTCTGCTCCTTGCTTATGGATGTTACAAGCTATTCCTCAGTAATCGGCTGCCTCAACAGGATTTCTCTAATGGTGATGGATACTCTAGGACGTCTTGGCAGAATAGTCAGGCACCACCTCCTCCTGGTTTTAAATCCAGCTTCACAG GAGCTGGTGGTTTTGGTGGCAGTTCCGGTTCTGAGGCCAATTTAGGAGGAGGATTTTGGACTGGACTCGGAACAGGAGGCCTACTAGGATACTTGGCTGGTAGTCAAAG GGCACGACCACATTCCTCATATTTTCCATATGCCAATCCATATGCCGGTCCtaccgctcctcctcctccaggtggAAATTCAAGTGGCTCTACAGGGCCTCATACCTCGGGGACAAGAACTGCTTCTG GCTTTGGAGGCACAAAAAGGAGATGA